Proteins encoded together in one Flavobacteriales bacterium window:
- a CDS encoding deoxynucleoside kinase, whose translation MHHGYIALEGLIGAGKTTLARRLAERWGARLVLEEFDDNPFLPRFYADPQRYAFAVELSFLAQRYHQLKRASEQDLFAPRTVADYSIGKSLVFASATLNPEENTLFRDLYRIMFGSLPRPDLIVYLHLPLERVRDRIRERGRSYEQDIRPDYLERLRELYMDHLQKTDGSQVLVVDLGGHDLLRDQGAYEALCTRLEGPQVKPFDVVQL comes from the coding sequence ATGCACCACGGCTACATCGCGCTGGAGGGCCTGATCGGCGCGGGCAAGACCACCCTTGCACGGCGGCTGGCCGAACGCTGGGGCGCCCGCCTGGTGCTGGAGGAGTTCGACGACAACCCCTTCCTGCCGCGCTTCTATGCCGACCCGCAGCGGTACGCGTTCGCCGTGGAGTTGAGCTTCCTGGCGCAGCGCTACCACCAGCTGAAACGGGCCAGCGAGCAGGACCTGTTCGCGCCGCGCACCGTGGCCGACTACTCCATCGGCAAATCGCTCGTGTTCGCCAGCGCCACCCTGAACCCCGAGGAGAACACGCTCTTCCGCGACCTGTACCGCATCATGTTCGGCTCGCTGCCACGCCCCGACCTCATCGTGTACCTCCATCTGCCGCTGGAGCGGGTGCGCGACCGCATCCGCGAGCGGGGCCGCAGCTACGAGCAGGACATCCGGCCGGACTACCTGGAGCGCCTCCGCGAGCTGTACATGGACCACCTGCAGAAGACCGACGGCTCGCAGGTGCTCGTGGTGGACCTGGGCGGGCACGACCTGCTGCGGGACCAAGGCGCGTACGAAGCCCTGTGTACCCGGCTGGAGGGCCCGCAGGTCAAGCCGTTCGACGTCGTGCAGCTCTGA
- a CDS encoding RNA methyltransferase yields the protein MPTDDRKLAIDELGRLSPEQVRAAPRRPVRVVLDDVRSRHNVGSVFRTADAFALEGLTLCGFTPLPPHREIEKTALGATATVPWEHAPDAAQAVRRLQARGYRVLAVEQTLRAVPLTEVAHPSDAPLALVFGNELHGVSDAVIEACDGCLVIPQHGAKHSLNVSVCAGVVLWWFAGR from the coding sequence ATGCCCACGGACGACCGAAAACTGGCCATCGACGAGCTGGGCCGGCTCAGCCCGGAGCAGGTCCGCGCCGCTCCACGAAGGCCGGTGCGCGTGGTGCTGGACGATGTGCGGAGCCGCCACAACGTGGGCTCGGTGTTCCGCACGGCCGACGCCTTCGCCCTGGAGGGCCTCACGCTCTGTGGATTCACCCCGCTGCCGCCCCACCGCGAGATCGAGAAGACCGCGCTGGGCGCCACGGCCACCGTGCCCTGGGAGCATGCCCCCGATGCCGCCCAGGCCGTTCGGCGCCTGCAGGCCCGTGGCTACCGGGTGCTGGCCGTGGAGCAGACGCTTCGGGCGGTGCCCTTGACGGAGGTGGCTCATCCGTCCGACGCCCCGCTGGCCCTGGTGTTCGGCAACGAACTGCACGGGGTGAGCGACGCGGTGATCGAAGCCTGTGACGGCTGCCTGGTGATCCCCCAGCACGGCGCCAAGCACTCCCTCAACGTCTCGGTCTGCGCCGGCGTGGTGCTCTGGTGGTTCGCAGGGCGTTGA
- a CDS encoding deoxynucleoside kinase, with translation MHIAIAGNIGSGKTTLTQLLAKHYKWDQLQEAVDNNPYLFDFYKDMQRWSFNLQIFFLNSRFEQLLEIRRSGRSVIQDRTIYEDAFIFAPNLHAMGLMTTRDFENYFRLFQNMDSAIMPPDLLIYLRASVPNLVKQIAERGREYENGISIDYLKRLNERYEAWISTYDKGKLLIIDVDDNAFHVKPDDLGRIIQSIDAEIHGLFPTETPSTNGHAKPAKATTKAPAKATAKKR, from the coding sequence ATGCACATCGCGATCGCCGGCAACATCGGTTCAGGCAAGACCACCCTCACACAGCTCCTGGCCAAGCACTACAAGTGGGACCAGCTGCAGGAGGCCGTGGACAACAACCCGTACCTCTTCGACTTCTACAAGGACATGCAGCGCTGGAGCTTCAACCTCCAGATCTTCTTCCTCAACAGCAGGTTCGAGCAGTTGCTGGAGATCCGCCGCAGCGGGCGCAGCGTCATCCAGGACCGCACCATCTACGAGGACGCCTTCATCTTCGCTCCCAACCTGCACGCGATGGGGCTGATGACCACGCGCGATTTCGAGAACTACTTCCGCCTGTTCCAGAACATGGACAGCGCGATCATGCCGCCCGACCTGCTGATCTATCTGCGCGCCAGCGTGCCCAACCTGGTGAAGCAGATCGCCGAGCGCGGCCGGGAGTACGAGAACGGCATCAGCATCGACTACCTCAAGCGCCTCAACGAGCGCTACGAGGCCTGGATCAGCACCTACGACAAGGGCAAACTGCTCATCATCGATGTGGACGACAATGCGTTCCACGTGAAGCCCGACGACCTGGGCAGGATCATCCAGTCCATCGACGCGGAGATCCACGGCCTGTTCCCGACGGAGACACCCTCCACCAACGGCCACGCCAAACCCGCGAAGGCAACCACCAAAGCGCCGGCCAAGGCGACCGCGAAAAAGCGCTGA
- the folK gene encoding 2-amino-4-hydroxy-6-hydroxymethyldihydropteridine diphosphokinase, which yields MGAEVLLLLGADQGDVRATFARAEEAIAARCGPVLARSRDHWTEPWGFAGTALFLNRALLIGTELAPEELMHRLLGIERELGRVRGVEGYTSRPIDIDILLWGAERIDRPGVQVPHPRLHERAFALAPAADLLPLAVPPGRDRTLLQVLDDLRR from the coding sequence ATGGGGGCCGAGGTGTTGTTGTTGCTGGGTGCCGACCAGGGCGATGTGCGGGCCACCTTCGCCCGGGCCGAAGAGGCCATCGCCGCACGCTGCGGCCCGGTGCTGGCCCGCAGCCGCGACCACTGGACCGAGCCGTGGGGCTTCGCCGGTACCGCCCTCTTCCTCAACCGCGCGCTGCTCATCGGCACGGAGCTCGCTCCGGAGGAGCTGATGCACCGGCTGCTGGGCATCGAGCGCGAGCTGGGACGGGTGCGCGGCGTCGAAGGCTACACCTCGCGCCCCATCGACATCGACATCCTGTTGTGGGGCGCCGAGCGCATCGACCGGCCCGGGGTGCAGGTGCCGCACCCACGCCTGCATGAGCGCGCCTTCGCGCTGGCCCCGGCCGCCGACCTGCTACCGCTGGCCGTACCCCCCGGCCGGGACCGCACCCTGCTGCAGGTGCTGGACGACCTGCGGCGCTGA
- the sppA gene encoding signal peptide peptidase SppA, translating into MGQFLKYVFASMLGFLLVCVLLFVLLLGIVAAAGASFGDKAPTVKKGSVLHLRLNDQIVDRGRKDDLELDFGPFQGAGRTGLDELLESIDKAGRDERISGIFLEPTMLNTGSATAQEIRRKLMEFRTTSGKPIYAHSEFLTQGTYFLASAADSVFVVPEGDLDFRGLQAQLTFFKGLFDKAGVDIQFIKGSNNRYKSFGESYTETEMTPANEEQLGALIDGIWDQYLEAIAASRHLDKARLDRIADSLEIRQAADAHRLGLVDGVLYRDEVLALMKKRFGVEEGHDLELVTLGTYKRARVKGDDVITGTATAKAKVAVVYATGGISSGKGDEESIGSETLSEAIRTAREDSTVKAIVLRVNSPGGSGLASDVIWREMELARAAKPVVVSMGDVAASGGYYISCNANTIYAEPNTITGSIGVFGIIPNMQELLNEHLGVTVDGVKTNHYADLFDVSRPLRADERTLIQELVDRFYENFKARVAEGRKMTVAQVDSVGRGRVWTGTDAKRVGLVDELGGLEDAITAAAHMAGLESYRTVGYPEQEDLFKSLMKSLNTQASTYVEREVLGLDPDVVRQARELQRVKQATGIQARMPFSIEVH; encoded by the coding sequence ATGGGCCAGTTCCTCAAGTACGTCTTCGCCTCCATGCTGGGCTTTCTGCTGGTGTGCGTGCTGCTCTTCGTCCTGCTGCTCGGCATCGTGGCCGCTGCGGGCGCCTCCTTCGGCGACAAGGCGCCCACGGTGAAGAAGGGTTCGGTGCTGCATCTCCGCCTCAACGACCAGATCGTGGACCGCGGCCGCAAGGACGACCTGGAGCTGGACTTCGGCCCCTTCCAAGGTGCCGGGCGCACCGGGCTCGACGAGCTGCTGGAGAGCATCGACAAGGCCGGCCGCGATGAACGCATCAGCGGCATCTTCCTGGAGCCCACGATGCTGAACACCGGCAGCGCCACCGCCCAGGAGATCCGCCGCAAGCTGATGGAGTTCCGCACCACCAGCGGCAAGCCCATCTACGCCCATTCGGAGTTCCTCACCCAGGGCACCTACTTCCTGGCCAGCGCGGCCGATTCAGTGTTCGTGGTGCCGGAAGGCGACCTCGACTTCCGAGGCTTGCAGGCGCAGCTCACCTTCTTCAAAGGCCTGTTCGACAAGGCCGGGGTGGACATCCAGTTCATCAAGGGCAGCAACAACAGGTACAAGAGCTTCGGGGAGTCGTACACCGAGACGGAGATGACCCCGGCCAACGAGGAGCAGCTCGGCGCGCTGATCGACGGCATCTGGGACCAGTACCTGGAGGCCATCGCCGCCTCGCGCCACCTCGACAAGGCCCGGCTCGACCGCATCGCCGACAGCCTTGAGATCCGCCAGGCGGCCGATGCCCATCGCCTCGGACTGGTGGACGGCGTCCTTTACCGCGACGAGGTGCTCGCGCTGATGAAGAAGCGCTTCGGCGTGGAGGAAGGCCACGACCTGGAGCTCGTGACCCTGGGCACCTACAAGCGCGCCAGGGTGAAGGGCGACGACGTGATCACGGGCACGGCGACCGCCAAGGCGAAGGTGGCCGTGGTGTACGCCACCGGCGGCATCAGCAGCGGCAAGGGCGACGAGGAGAGCATCGGCAGCGAGACCCTCTCGGAGGCCATCCGCACGGCGCGTGAGGACAGCACCGTGAAGGCCATCGTGCTGCGTGTGAACAGCCCCGGTGGCAGCGGCCTGGCCAGCGATGTGATCTGGCGCGAGATGGAGCTGGCCCGCGCGGCCAAGCCCGTGGTGGTGAGCATGGGCGATGTGGCCGCCAGCGGCGGATACTACATCAGCTGCAACGCCAACACCATCTACGCGGAGCCCAACACCATCACCGGCAGCATCGGCGTGTTCGGCATCATCCCCAACATGCAGGAGCTGCTGAACGAGCACCTCGGGGTGACGGTGGACGGGGTGAAGACCAACCACTACGCCGACCTGTTCGACGTGTCGCGTCCCCTGCGTGCCGATGAACGGACCCTGATCCAGGAGCTGGTGGACCGGTTCTACGAGAACTTCAAGGCCCGCGTGGCCGAAGGTCGCAAGATGACCGTGGCCCAGGTCGACAGCGTGGGTCGTGGCCGGGTGTGGACCGGAACGGACGCCAAGCGTGTCGGTCTGGTCGATGAACTGGGCGGGCTGGAGGACGCCATCACCGCCGCCGCCCACATGGCCGGGCTGGAGAGCTACCGCACCGTGGGCTATCCCGAACAGGAGGACCTCTTCAAGAGCCTGATGAAAAGCCTGAACACCCAGGCCTCGACCTATGTGGAACGCGAGGTGCTGGGGCTTGACCCCGATGTGGTGCGTCAGGCCCGCGAGCTGCAACGGGTGAAGCAGGCCACCGGCATCCAGGCCCGCATGCCGTTCAGCATCGAGGTGCACTGA
- a CDS encoding DUF2797 domain-containing protein — MHAGPLRKLSAALVTGTSPHTGEVRYAMRLDGSTVDLNARVGTPLTVRATGAKTCVVCGRSVTKFFGQGFCFPCFRDAPEASECIVRPELCRAHLGEGRDPAWEREHHDQEHIVYLSWTGGVKVGVTRSTQVPVRWIDQGAVLALPIARTPYRQLAGLIEVALKRVLADRTDWRAMLRPMDPAPDALIAERPRALGALPQELMAHALPDDAVWVLRYPVDHLPPKVKSINLDKEAEVSGTLAAIKGQYLVWADGRVLNVRNHSGFHVELV, encoded by the coding sequence ATGCACGCCGGACCCCTCCGCAAGCTCAGCGCCGCCTTGGTCACCGGCACCTCCCCGCACACCGGCGAGGTGCGCTACGCCATGCGCTTGGACGGGTCCACGGTGGACCTCAACGCGCGTGTGGGAACCCCGCTGACGGTACGCGCCACGGGCGCCAAGACCTGTGTGGTCTGCGGGCGGAGCGTGACGAAGTTCTTCGGCCAGGGCTTCTGCTTCCCCTGCTTCCGCGATGCGCCGGAGGCTTCCGAGTGCATCGTCCGGCCCGAACTGTGCCGGGCCCATCTGGGCGAGGGGCGCGACCCGGCATGGGAGCGCGAACATCACGATCAGGAGCACATCGTCTACCTCAGCTGGACCGGCGGGGTGAAGGTGGGCGTCACCCGCAGCACGCAGGTGCCGGTGCGTTGGATCGACCAGGGCGCGGTGCTGGCCCTGCCCATCGCGCGCACGCCCTACCGCCAGCTCGCAGGCCTGATCGAAGTGGCCCTCAAGCGCGTGCTCGCGGACCGCACGGACTGGCGGGCCATGCTGCGCCCGATGGATCCCGCGCCCGATGCGCTGATCGCCGAACGGCCCCGGGCCTTGGGCGCCTTGCCGCAGGAGTTGATGGCACACGCCCTGCCCGATGACGCGGTGTGGGTGCTGCGCTATCCCGTGGACCACCTGCCGCCCAAGGTGAAGAGCATCAACCTGGACAAGGAAGCGGAGGTATCGGGTACGCTGGCCGCCATCAAGGGCCAATACCTGGTGTGGGCGGACGGCCGTGTGCTCAACGTCCGGAACCACAGCGGGTTCCACGTCGAACTGGTCTGA
- a CDS encoding GH3 auxin-responsive promoter family protein, whose amino-acid sequence MPVNALFSFLIKKRLQQINLFRDNPHEAQLEVFHHLVRSARHTEWGKRHEYGSVRDPDVFRERVPLQDYNDVRPYVERMRQGEQNLLWPTDVKWFAKSSGTTQDRSKFIPVTREALEDCHYKGGKDLIALHYEQFPQSKLFMGMSMVVGGSSTIERLRPDAYAGDLSAIIIRNLPIWVEFRRTPAIEVALLDKWEEKIEQMARETMREDVRCIAGVPSWTLVILRRILELTGKSHMLEVWPNLELFMHGGVSFRPYRDQFAALFPSPTMNYLESYNASEGYFAIQDRHGADDLLLMLDYGIFFEFMPLDQVGRERPETKLLHEVEVGRQYALVASTNAGLWRYVPGDTVRFTSVRPYRIQVSGRTRSFINAFGEELIVENADRAIEAACRAHGAVVREYTAGPIYQSATGRGGHEWLIEFERAPQDLHAFTAIMDGTLREVNSDYDAKRTGDRILARPLVHAVPSGTFHEWMKQRGKLGGQHKVPRLANDRSYLEQLLPQAVP is encoded by the coding sequence ATGCCCGTCAACGCGCTGTTCTCGTTCCTGATCAAGAAGCGGTTGCAGCAGATCAACCTCTTCCGCGACAACCCGCACGAGGCCCAGCTGGAGGTGTTCCACCACCTGGTGCGCAGCGCCCGCCATACCGAATGGGGCAAGCGCCATGAATACGGCAGCGTGCGCGACCCCGATGTGTTCCGCGAGCGGGTGCCCCTGCAGGACTACAACGACGTGCGTCCCTATGTGGAGCGCATGCGGCAGGGCGAGCAGAACCTGCTCTGGCCCACGGACGTGAAGTGGTTCGCCAAGAGCAGCGGCACCACGCAGGACCGCAGCAAGTTCATCCCCGTGACGCGCGAAGCGCTGGAGGACTGCCACTACAAGGGCGGCAAGGACCTGATCGCGCTCCACTACGAGCAGTTCCCGCAGAGCAAGCTGTTCATGGGCATGAGCATGGTGGTGGGCGGCAGCAGCACCATCGAACGGCTGCGACCGGACGCCTATGCCGGCGACCTGTCGGCCATCATCATCCGCAACCTGCCCATCTGGGTGGAGTTCCGGCGCACACCCGCGATCGAGGTGGCGCTGTTGGACAAGTGGGAGGAGAAGATCGAGCAGATGGCGCGCGAGACCATGCGCGAGGATGTGCGCTGCATCGCCGGTGTGCCCAGCTGGACCCTGGTGATCCTGCGCCGGATCCTGGAGCTCACCGGCAAGAGCCACATGCTGGAGGTGTGGCCCAACCTGGAACTGTTCATGCACGGTGGGGTGAGCTTCCGGCCTTACCGCGACCAGTTCGCCGCGTTGTTCCCCTCACCCACCATGAACTACCTGGAGAGCTACAACGCCAGCGAGGGCTATTTCGCCATCCAGGACCGGCACGGTGCGGACGACCTGCTCCTGATGCTGGACTACGGCATCTTCTTCGAGTTCATGCCGCTGGACCAGGTGGGGCGCGAACGGCCGGAGACCAAGCTGCTGCACGAGGTGGAGGTCGGGCGGCAGTACGCCCTGGTGGCGAGCACCAATGCCGGCCTCTGGCGTTACGTGCCCGGCGACACCGTGCGCTTCACCAGCGTGCGCCCCTACCGCATCCAGGTGAGCGGTCGCACCCGCAGCTTCATCAACGCCTTCGGCGAGGAGCTCATCGTGGAGAACGCCGATCGGGCCATCGAGGCCGCCTGCCGTGCGCACGGCGCCGTGGTGCGCGAGTACACCGCCGGGCCCATCTACCAGAGCGCGACCGGACGCGGGGGGCACGAGTGGCTCATCGAGTTCGAGCGCGCGCCGCAGGACCTTCACGCGTTCACCGCCATCATGGACGGCACGCTGCGTGAGGTGAACTCGGACTACGATGCCAAGCGCACCGGGGATCGCATCCTTGCCCGGCCCCTGGTGCATGCCGTGCCGTCGGGCACCTTCCACGAATGGATGAAGCAGCGCGGCAAGCTCGGTGGCCAGCACAAGGTGCCGCGCCTGGCCAACGACCGCAGCTATCTGGAACAGTTGTTGCCACAAGCGGTGCCGTGA
- a CDS encoding sodium-translocating pyrophosphatase, giving the protein MGVELMYYLPVLGVVGLVVMVAKAMWVSKQDAGDANMQELAGYIAKGASAFLKAEWRVLIIFAAIAAVLLAWSAELERVQDHTDWVIAVAFLIGAFFSAFAGWIGMNIATKANVRTTQAARTSLAKGLQVSFNGGTVMGLGVSGLAVVGLSVLFIVFYKMYVNGASPNGEEMMKALEVLAGFSLGAESIALFARVGGGIYTKAADVGADLVGKVEAGIPEDDPRNPATVADNVGDNVGDVAGMGADLFGSYVATILSTMVLGREVVSADNFGGMAPILLPILIAGLGILFSIIGTFFVRISKDTDSVMAALNKGNIGSILLTAIASFFVIGWMLPETMTFQRGEVVLQIERMNVFYAIVLGLVVGFLMSYITEYYTAMGRKPVDSIVQKSGTGHATNVIGGLAVGMESTFLPILVLAAGIFGAFQLAGLYGVAIAAAGMMATTAMQLAIDAFGPISDNAGGIAEMSGLPKEVRERTDILDATGNTTAATGKGFAIASAALTALALFAAYVGLAGITAIDIYKADVLAMLFVGGMIPFLFSSMAISAVGKAAMDMVKEVRRQFREIPGIMEGKAKPEYEKCVAISTQASIREMILPGALALLSPVIVGFAFGPEALGGLLAGITVSGVLMGIFQNNAGGAWDNAKKSFEKGVLIDGQTYKKGSDPHKAAVTGDTVGDPFKDTSGPSMNILIKLTSIVALIIAPHIAETGHHAATPAPVMQNMPAGSSDASLPEAPATDRVTAALDLGDRF; this is encoded by the coding sequence ATGGGAGTTGAACTGATGTATTACCTGCCCGTGCTGGGCGTGGTGGGCCTGGTGGTCATGGTGGCCAAGGCCATGTGGGTGAGCAAGCAGGACGCCGGCGATGCCAACATGCAGGAGCTGGCCGGCTACATCGCCAAGGGGGCCAGCGCCTTCCTGAAGGCCGAGTGGAGGGTCCTCATCATTTTCGCAGCGATCGCGGCAGTCCTTCTCGCGTGGAGCGCCGAGCTTGAACGGGTACAGGACCACACCGACTGGGTGATCGCCGTCGCCTTTCTGATCGGGGCCTTCTTCAGCGCGTTCGCGGGCTGGATCGGGATGAACATCGCCACCAAGGCCAACGTGCGCACCACACAGGCGGCCCGCACCAGTTTGGCCAAGGGCCTGCAGGTGAGCTTCAACGGAGGTACGGTGATGGGCCTTGGGGTGAGCGGCCTGGCCGTGGTGGGCCTCAGCGTGCTCTTCATCGTGTTCTACAAGATGTATGTCAACGGCGCCAGCCCCAATGGCGAGGAGATGATGAAGGCCCTCGAGGTGCTCGCGGGCTTCAGCCTGGGTGCCGAGAGCATCGCGCTCTTCGCCCGCGTGGGCGGTGGCATCTACACCAAGGCCGCCGATGTGGGCGCCGACCTGGTGGGCAAGGTGGAGGCCGGCATCCCCGAGGACGATCCGCGCAACCCCGCCACCGTGGCCGACAACGTGGGCGACAACGTGGGCGATGTGGCCGGCATGGGCGCCGACCTCTTCGGCAGTTACGTGGCCACCATCCTCAGCACCATGGTGCTGGGCCGCGAGGTGGTGAGCGCCGACAACTTCGGTGGCATGGCCCCGATCCTGCTGCCCATCCTCATCGCCGGCCTCGGCATCCTGTTCAGCATCATCGGCACCTTCTTCGTACGCATCAGCAAGGACACGGACAGCGTGATGGCCGCCCTCAACAAGGGCAACATCGGCTCCATCCTTCTTACGGCCATCGCCAGCTTCTTCGTCATCGGCTGGATGCTGCCGGAGACCATGACCTTCCAGCGCGGCGAGGTGGTGCTGCAGATCGAGCGCATGAACGTGTTCTATGCCATCGTGCTCGGCCTGGTGGTGGGCTTCCTGATGAGTTACATCACCGAGTACTACACGGCCATGGGCCGCAAGCCGGTGGACAGCATCGTGCAGAAGAGCGGCACGGGGCACGCCACCAACGTCATCGGCGGTCTGGCGGTGGGCATGGAAAGCACCTTCCTGCCGATCCTCGTGCTGGCCGCGGGCATCTTCGGCGCGTTCCAGCTGGCCGGTCTCTACGGGGTGGCCATCGCCGCTGCGGGCATGATGGCCACCACCGCCATGCAGCTCGCGATCGACGCCTTCGGTCCCATCAGCGACAACGCGGGCGGCATCGCCGAGATGAGCGGCCTGCCCAAGGAGGTGCGTGAGCGCACCGACATCCTCGACGCCACCGGCAACACCACGGCCGCCACGGGCAAGGGCTTCGCCATCGCCTCGGCCGCCCTCACCGCCCTGGCGCTCTTCGCCGCCTATGTGGGCCTCGCCGGCATCACGGCCATCGACATCTACAAGGCCGATGTGCTGGCCATGCTCTTCGTGGGCGGCATGATCCCCTTCCTGTTCAGCAGCATGGCCATCAGCGCGGTGGGCAAGGCGGCCATGGACATGGTGAAGGAAGTGCGCCGTCAGTTCCGGGAGATCCCCGGCATCATGGAAGGCAAGGCCAAGCCCGAGTACGAGAAGTGCGTGGCCATCAGCACCCAGGCCTCGATCCGCGAGATGATCCTGCCCGGCGCCCTGGCGCTGCTCAGCCCGGTGATCGTCGGTTTCGCCTTCGGCCCCGAGGCGCTCGGCGGCCTGCTGGCCGGCATCACCGTCAGCGGGGTGCTCATGGGCATCTTCCAGAACAACGCGGGCGGTGCGTGGGACAACGCCAAGAAGAGCTTCGAGAAGGGTGTGCTGATCGACGGGCAGACCTACAAGAAGGGCAGCGACCCCCACAAGGCGGCCGTGACCGGCGACACCGTGGGCGACCCCTTCAAGGACACCAGCGGCCCCTCGATGAACATCCTCATCAAGCTGACCTCGATCGTAGCGCTGATCATCGCGCCGCACATCGCGGAGACCGGTCATCACGCTGCCACACCGGCGCCGGTGATGCAGAACATGCCGGCCGGCAGCAGCGATGCCAGCCTGCCCGAGGCGCCTGCGACGGACCGCGTGACCGCCGCATTGGACCTCGGCGACCGGTTCTGA
- a CDS encoding transposase, producing the protein MSRKYTMHDPEGLYFLSFATVGWIDVLTRREYKDVVVESLRFCQEQKGLDLFEWVIMTNHVHLLARAKPGSALSDIIRDLKKYTSGTIHRMIEQSATESRKAWMLDLLHAAGESNGGNSGFQLWQQHNKPLLMDTPEAIDRVVAYIRENPVKEGFVAKAEDHVYGSAHEPGLLELEKE; encoded by the coding sequence GTGAGCCGCAAGTACACGATGCACGATCCGGAAGGCCTGTACTTCCTGTCGTTCGCCACGGTAGGCTGGATCGACGTGCTGACGCGTCGCGAGTACAAGGATGTCGTGGTGGAGAGCCTGCGGTTCTGCCAGGAGCAGAAAGGTCTGGACCTGTTCGAGTGGGTGATCATGACCAACCATGTGCATCTGTTGGCACGTGCCAAGCCGGGATCCGCGTTGTCGGATATCATCCGTGATCTGAAGAAGTACACGTCCGGCACTATCCACCGGATGATCGAACAGAGCGCGACCGAGAGCCGGAAAGCGTGGATGCTCGACCTGCTGCACGCAGCCGGCGAGTCCAACGGCGGGAACTCGGGGTTCCAGCTTTGGCAGCAGCACAACAAGCCATTGCTGATGGATACGCCCGAGGCGATCGACCGGGTGGTGGCTTACATTCGTGAGAATCCGGTGAAAGAGGGGTTTGTGGCCAAGGCGGAGGACCATGTGTACGGTTCAGCGCATGAACCCGGGCTGTTGGAACTGGAGAAGGAATGA